The Alosa alosa isolate M-15738 ecotype Scorff River chromosome 17, AALO_Geno_1.1, whole genome shotgun sequence genomic sequence TGAAATCCTGCAATACTCTGACACAGAGTAATTCTCACAATGGTTAGATGAACAAAAAACAGTTTGTGTTGTCCTTAGCACATGAGATGAGATACCTGATATAGTACATGCAGACCTAGCACCCTCCAGTGGAGATAAGAGtatgtgttcattttaggaGTGTGTCAAATGTAGCCCatgataaataaacaaacaaataaataggttgataaatatgtaaatgcaaatgtaataatactactaatatataAAGGAGACTAGCTAACAAATAAATAGCCTGAGGTCAATTTTACTATAGTCATACACAAGGGCTCTTAAACTTTTTTGGTTCCAAGGACCCCTTGTGGGGGAAAACATCTTCCGAGGACCCCCATCATAACTGTAACAATGAAGCATATGCCATTTGTATTCTCTGGAGGTCAATGAAGAGAGATGTCAATGAAGCCTATGCCATTTGTATTCTCTGAGATTGTGACCAGCTTCACTATCCTGTGTTTCCTGGCAGCTGTGTAACTTGGTCTTTTGTCAGCTTTGGATTTTGCATCACTTGATAACATGGACTGACTCAAACATTTCTCCATATTGGTCAGCTATAGCTAGCTGGAACATAAGCCAAGCTAAACAGCAGTAGACATGGTTCTGTgtgacctgagtgaagtgattcAAGTTAATGTGGGCGGGAGCTAATAgacacaatttgcttgttggATTGGTGAAAAGGGGTGTCATcatatgatttttttaatgaTGAACCACAACTTTATCAGTTTAAAGCAAATTATTTCTGCGGATCTCTTGGCTATGGGTTGCTGACCCCTGGGAGACCCcagaccccactttgagaaccactgctctaaaaCTCTAACCTCCTGCAAGAACATCCAGGCTTCTTCAATAACTTAATGACTCATATTCAATGATCAAGTTCTTAGATAAGTCTAATGAAAATCCTTCTTAAATTCACTATCCACACCAAAGAGATTCATTGTAGGCTTTTTTTATTTGAAGAGGGTTTAGTCAGCTGTCAGCTCCTTGGGAAGGTGAGTGCCGTCAACACCACCAACTCCAACAGAGTTTGGCTGCTAAACTTTTGTGTTTCAATGCATCACACCACAACGTCTGAGGATGAGCTCCGGGGAAATATTCCATTTTTTCGGAAAAAACTCTCCTTTACGATGGCATTTTTGGCGTATATCGGAACATGGGCCTTGTTCATGTCTCCTACAAACAAACGTAAATAATAATGCAAATATCTGCTGTTCTTTCATttcatatagatagatagatagatactttattgatcctcaaggggaaattcaagatatatatatatatatatatatatatatatatatatgtatgtatatatatgctgCCCTAAATGTCTAGACAAACCTCGGAAATGTAGTCTCAGCTTTAAGCTACAATGATGACAGGAGTCTATTTTTTTCTATCAGAAGATAATATTTGACTGGTATTTCTGTGTTGTGTAGGGCCTTCTCTCCGCATTTGTTGACCATTAAAGGGCCCATTGAACACAGAAGACAGGCGACAGAGAGGAATAGTGTATTTCAGACTGGCATCATCATTATCCTGACCTGAGGCCTTTTCATATGACAAaagtataggctactgaagcAACACTTACCTAGGCCCCAACCATACCGCCAATTGCTGGTAATTGGGTAATGATATTTGTCCTCCGGACTCTTCCGTTTCCTTAGTGAGAGATACCTGTACCGTCCCGTCTCTTCTTTCGTGAAACCTTGATATAACTCAGTCCTGGTCTCGCTTGAAACAGGTCTCATTATATTTATATCTGAGACTGGATCAAGAGGTTTCGGTTTGGACACTTTCACCTCTGTTGTTTGACTTTGCAAAGATTTTTCTCCTGAAGGTTCAGTAACATTGGGCAATTTCACCTTGCGTTCCTTAGATGGTGGTTTAGGGTGTTTTATCCAGTTCTGACGAAACCAATTTAGTCTAAGCAGATTTTCTTTTAAAACAGCTTCTTTCCAAAAGTCTTGTCTCTGCGAGTCCATAGCCTTATAACCAAAAAGCTATTAGCCTAATGGCGAAATATTGAACAACTAAAGTGAATCACACATTAGCCTAGTGTTATGATAATTCCTACTGCCATATGGCCTTAGTCATAGCAAAGATCATAGCGGTCTTAGCTGGTCATAGCGTGTAGGTAGGCTATTCATGAAGCTGCGTCAAACAATGGTTATTACATCACAAAAGAACAAACACGAGTAGCCTAGGCTTATTCTGACTGTGCTTTATGGCCTACAGAAGGGTTTTCTCATCAAATtaattaaaagaggctaaaagcccaataaatgtgccacacataatagcctaatataagataacccttgcctatcccatttcaattaggcagcaaGAGTGGCAGCGTAGAGAATCCTCACTGCAGCAGACTGTTGTGGAACATTGAATGCCCTTTGTCCTCACTGATACCGTGATATGCGTCATTATCATTCAAAATAGCAGAGTAACGCGAGtgacagaaataaaataaaaacagggcATCCGACAAAAGGTCTGCTCTAAACGTCGCGTTGCACgccacagcacaccacaggCTTCACGTCGCGTACGCCTACAGACAGGATATTCCAATTGAAAACATTGATAAACTGATTTTATCGCTAATGCTTGCTCGCATCACGACTTGGTGAGAACCATGAAAAAAACACCGTCATATTTTAACAAGATAAATGATAATTGGGTAGGCTATTTAATTTGGCTTTAGCAACGTGACCACACATTTAGACTAAGCAATGCAACACTGCAactttaggcctactgtaacgaTGATAATGACTCATAAAGGGTGACCGCGGGCGACCTCTTAATTTAGGGCGGACGCGCAACGCTGGTGTGTAAAAGTCAAGCAAGCTATATaatgaataaaataaacatCTAATTTTGCCCACACGTGATACATTCCATGGTTAAATAACTTGTGATCTAGCACTAGACTATCTAGCAAGGTAGGCCTAACAAGCGCAAAATAGAAAGCTAAAGGATTTGGGTATAGCAACAATGAAATCTACTGTAACCTAATACTAGAATCCTTTTAGtatcagtagcctactgtaattatCATACAAATGTGCGTGAGTGTTAGGAtgattatttttaaatgtttaactGTTTGTGGTTGTAGGTATGCCTTTGGCCCTTGGTTTGGCATGCTTGACATAATTCAGCCCTAACTATTTGGGGACCCGTGGTTTACAGTAAGGTTGTAACCATTGACATTGAATGGTCAATGCAAAAAACTCTCAGACTTCAGTGATGGCATAGCCTACTCAGCTGTGTTACGTTGGGCACATTTGTAATGACATTTTGCGCACCATTTTTGACTGCTGCGCAAATTTTGGGTAATAGCAGCACAACGTGTGATCAAGAAAGAGTGCGTGGTGATCATTTTGATGATACTATCAGCCTACCCACAAATTATGGGTCTATTCCaattagcctataggctactatgAAATATTACTGTAGGAGATGTCGGCTGGGCTAGACGCATCAGCCGCCGATCCAAACGGCAATTTTGCGAGCAGAGATTTACATGCAAATAACAAAGTGGTTTCCCCCCAACAGCTTAATTGTTGGTGACAGGCGACTGACAGGCAGTGACATCTAGGCCTAATATCtgccatgaaataaaaaaattaggcccaaacttttttttttttttttaattagcctaTTGTAAGGCTATTGTTTTGGAAACATTTCAATAAAGAACTTATAGCCTACTAGGCCTACACCTAGGTTATTTTAAAACAACAGAAACTCTTCACAGATACATTCTATCAATCAACACAAAAGCTCTAAATTTGCAAAACTCAGCTCAGTGAACCAGCCTGATATCAAGTAGGCTAGGCCAGGCCTATAAATATAGTCTCTCTGACATCCTGCTACAGGCTCATGTTTTAAacacagggttttttttttaaattcactTTTTTCCAATTCCATGGGGATCTGAAGTTGAGCTGCCAGCTTCTTCATCTCCTGTGTTCAGAGAATTTCCCAGATTACTTAATGCACATGTGGGTAGAAGGCATCCATGACTAAAAACAAGAGAGACAAAGTTTAGATTATTTACATAGGCCTTCTACACCTATACAAAAATTCTTTAGTTGAAAGGCCTAATAATTGTAAGCTAATACAAATTCTGACATGTAGACTGTAGAatagtgaaaataaaatatctaAAGGTTTTACTTACCCACGTTCGTAAACACTGTAACTGAATACACATATAACATGATACAATGATTTCATTAAAGCTATTATTTAgcctagaaacacacacacacacgcgcacacacacacacacacatgcacatatatatactgtatatagctGACCTGTTGAGTAGTTTAGGTGGctcgctaaaaaaaaaaaaatcatgttatttattCATCATAACAGCCCCCCATCTAATATGGGCCCAATATATAGCTTgtcacagaaaaagaaaaaaaaacactcacataGGCAGATCCATGAAGGTGTCGTTAAAAGTTGGGGCTATATCAGGTCTGTTAAAAAAGGATCAAACAGCATGACGGGTGAATTGTAATGATTACCTTTGCCACCATGAAAATGGCCATGGTGTTTTTTTCATGTATTTATGTTTTGCTTTTGCATTACGGAGAGGGGATGCAAAATAATTATTCTTATATCCCATTTAATATTGTATCCCTTTACAGGGCAGGGTATATTCCAAACAGGGTTTTTGAAAATAGTATGATAATAATAGAGCTGTTAAGTCCCGCCTATCCGCTAAACCCGTCatcaatagacctctccagaataagtccgcCTCCTAACTTCAGTATCCATCAACCTTttggtcgtcaaatgtctatgggaaataaaatggcgttttgaaagattgtacctgtcaaactctgtaggtgacaaagtagaaaagctggtgggcagattattttacacacttctgccatctagtttcactggattttttgattttgattgccgtttaagtagtatagtctatagtatactacttaaagCGTAACCGGATAATCAAAAATCCaatggaaactagatggcagaagtgtaggccaatctgcccaccagcttttctACTTcactacctacagatgttttaccggtatgatattttgAACGCTttatgttatttcccatagacaatccacgcccggaagttggatggatgtggaagttacggaggcggggcttattctggagaggtcaatgcaagtgaatgtgagaaaataattattttctggtcccgtttgaattgtgccatgaatgtgaacatatgttgtctgggaattttaaatataatttttcatgttacgagtttgacagtatattatatgattcttcggctatcagttgtggaaaagacataacgagaaagactacatgtcgcctgtgacgtgagctaattgctaacattagctgagatgctagtttttgtaacggcaggaataaacacacatggtaacaaaaatattcgaaacatgtctagcttcactcaacacattaacactatgatacagtgtgattgtaaagttgtatggttcactgtgttcaaagtcgatcttaaaaaccctctacatctcgaccaactgatggatgttatgggaaactagttaGCTATCGTCTAGcggaaagttgtagtccacaaagtgctctcacacaaagtttaaccgcatcaaacttctacccgctcaattgtagcattctttacacaaaaatttatattaaaaattcacagacaacatatgtt encodes the following:
- the zgc:193726 gene encoding uncharacterized protein zgc:193726; protein product: MNTNGTNSTPPDIGPTFNDTFMDPPFIEPLILLNSVYERGHGCLLPTCALSNLGNSLNTGDEEAGSSTSDPHGIGKK
- the LOC125310850 gene encoding protein ATP6V1FNB-like; the encoded protein is MDSQRQDFWKEAVLKENLLRLNWFRQNWIKHPKPPSKERKVKLPNVTEPSGEKSLQSQTTEVKVSKPKPLDPVSDINIMRPVSSETRTELYQGFTKEETGRYRYLSLRKRKSPEDKYHYPITSNWRYGWGLGDMNKAHVPIYAKNAIVKESFFRKNGIFPRSSSSDVVV